DNA from Mesorhizobium sp. B2-1-1:
GGGCAGCCGTCGACCACGCAGCCCAATGCGGCCCCATGGCTTTCGCCCCAGGTGGTGACGCGGAAAAGATGGCCGAACGTGTTGTGAGACATCGCAAAGTGCCCTGCCCGGCATCGGAGCCGACTGAAGCCTGCCTTCTATTGGCGTTTTCCACAGGGGTCAAACCGTGATCTTCGGATTTAGTTTTGACACATTCGATTGGTTTCTGCTCTGCTCCATTCGCCGTTGAGGATCCGCCGCTACCCATGCCGGCGCAATACCAAAGAGGACGATGATGCGTACCCTGATTGGCGCTGTTGCCGCCACATTCCTGCTTTGCACCGCCGCTTTCGCCGGGCAGACCGAAGGCCTGATCAAGAAGATCGACAAGGACGCGCTGACCCTGACGCTGGACGACGGCAAATCCTACAAGCTGAACGCGGAAACCGATCTCGACGCGCTGAAGCCGGGCATGGACATCGTCATCGCCTATGACGTGACCAACGGCGAAAACGTCGTCACCGATATGCAGTTGCCTGACAGCGACTCCGACTAGGCTTCCAATGCAAATCGGCTGTTCGGCGTTTGTTGAGCCGTTACAGCCGTTTTATGCACCTGCGCCGGCAGCCTGCATGAGCCTTCCTGGATCGTGCCGGGTGCCTAAAGCCATCCCAAGGTGTCGCCTTCCAGCTTGAGCACGCGGTCCTGCGGTATCGCCAGCTTCGCCGCATCGTCCTCGGCCATGTCAAGCACGAAGCGAAACAAGGTGCGCATAACGCCGCCATGCGTCACGCAGACTGTCTGGCGCTCGAGCGCGTCGAACCACGGCTTTACCCGTTCGAGTAGCATCTGGTAGCTCTCGGCATCTTTGCCCGGCGGCTGAAAATTCCATTTGTCCAGCGCACGGGTCCTGCTCGCACCCGGAAATTGCGTCTCCAACTCGGCAAAGGTGAAACCCTGCCAGTCGCCGAAATTCACTTCAACAAGGCGGGGGTCGGTCCCATAGGCAGCCGGGTCGAGCTTCATGGCGGCGCGAATGCGCTCCATGGTCTCGCGCGTGCGCCGCATCGGGCTGGCGACGAAATCGAACTCTGCTGGATTGGAGATCAGGTCAGCCAGCCGATGCCCGTTTGCGCTCGCCTGCTCGCGGCCGAGCGCGTTGATGTCGGTATCGGCCTGCCCCTGAAGCCGGAATTCGGCATTCCACGCGGTCTGGCCGTGGCGCACGATATAAACCAGCGGGTACATCAGGTCTTCCGGAGGTCGGGCCAGGGCCTGGGCGGAGGATAGGCGGAGGGAGTTAATCCTTGACCGTCGAAATATCGGGTGCGTCAACCGCCTTCATGCCGACGACGTGATAGCCGGAATCGACATGATGCACTTCGCCGGTGACGCCGCGCGACAGGTCGGACAGGAAATAGACGCCGGAATCGCCGACCTCTTCCTGGGTGACCGTCTGCTTCAGCGGCGAATTGTATTCGTTCCACTTCAGGATGTAGCGGAAGTCACCGATGCCGGAAGCGGCCAGCGTCTTGATCGGGCCTGCCGAGATCGCGTTGACGCGGATCTTCTTGGCCCCGAGATCGACGGCGAGGTAGCGCACGCTGGCCTCGAGTGCGGCCTTGGCGACGCCCATGACGTTGTAATGCGGCATCACCTTTTCGGCGCCGTAATAGGTCAGCGTCAAAAGCGAACCGCCATCGGTCATCAGCGCCTCGGCGCGCTTGGCGATGGTGGTGAAGGAATAGACCGAAATGTCCATCGTGCGCAGGAAATTATCGCGCGTCGTCTCGACATAGCGGCCGGTCAGTTCGTCCTTGTCGGAAAAAGCGATGGCATGGACGAGGAAGTCGAGCTTGCCCCAATGATTGGCGACATTGGCGAAAACCTCGTCGAGGCTCGCCGGATCAGTTACATCGCAATGGCCGGCGACAAAGGCGCCGAGTTCCGCGGCCAGTGGCTCGACCCGCTTCTTGAACGCTTCACCCTGATAGGTCAGCGCGATCTCGGCGCCGTGGTCGACGCATGCCTTGGCGATGCCGTAGGCGATCGACCTGTTGTTGGCGACGCCGAGGATCAGGCCGCGTTTGCCGGCCATCAGGCCCTGTCCACCCGCCATATGCGTGCTCTCCGCAAGATTTCTTATTTGTGGAGAGCCCTATCGCACAGGCACAGAGCCCCTTCAAGCGCTCAAACGGGACAGTTCGGGGACAAGAGCCGCCAATCAGCCTTTTTGGCTGCGCAACAGCCCTTCGAGCGCGCTGTCGCCGCCTTCTGGCAGCATGATGCGCACATGGGCGTAGAGATCACCGTGGCCGCCGGCCTTTTCCGGCAGGCCCCTGCCCTTCAGGCGCAGGACCTTGTCCGAACTCGACCAGGCGGGAACGTTGACCGCGAGCTTGCCGGTCGGCGTTTCGACGGCCACCTTGGCGCCAAGCACGGCATCGGCCAGCCCCACCGGCAAATCGGCATGCAGGTCGCGGCCCTCCAGGCGGTAGCGCGGATGCCGGCGGAAGCGGATCTTGACCAACGCGTCGCCGGGCTGGCCCGGCCCTTGCTCGCCCTGCCCCTTCAGCCGGATGGTCTGCCCGTCCTCGACATAGGCCGGCAGCTTGACCGCCACCTTGCGACCGTCAGGGAACATCGCCGTGACCTTTTCAGCGTTCGCCGCTTCCTCGATGGTAATGTCGAGCGTGACATTGAGGTCGGCGGCGGTTGCCGGCTGGCGGCGGTCACCCATTCCTGCCCCGCTTTGGCCGGGGCCGCGCGAGCCGGAGAAGACGTCGCCAAAAATCTGGCTGAAGATATCGCTGTTGCCATCGAACGGATCGCCGCCAGGGCGTCCGGAGCGGAACTCGAATCGCGAACCGCCGGCTCCCTGCTGCTGGCGGCGAAAACCGCCGAAGGGGTCACCGCCACCGGGGGCGCCCTCGAAGCCCTGGAAACGCGGCTTGCCGTCGGCGTCGATCTCGCCGCGATCGAAAGCGGCACGGGTCTTCTCGTCGCCGACGATCTCATAGGCCTGATTGGCCGCGGCAAAACGGTCCTTCGCCTTGGGATCATTCGGATTCTGGTCCGGATGATGCTTCTTGGCGAGTTTGCGGTACGCCGATTTTATGTCCTTGGCCGATGCGTTCTTTGCAACGCCCAGCACCTCATAGGGGTCGCGCATGCTTCCTGCCCTGGAGAAAGAGTGAGTCCATAGTCGCCTCTTATATGCGCTCGCATAGGAAGAAATTCCAGTGCTGGACGTTATTTCAGAGGTGGAAGATCAAAGCGCCCTGAAGTCCTGCATACGCCAGCCGCCGGCGCTGGCCAGGCAAAGTTCGCCCGCGAACATGGCAACGCCGTCAAAGCTTTCGCGCGAAGCCTTGAAGCGGCGGCAGGTCTGACCCCCGTCCTTCAATTCCGCCAGTTCGGTGATGGAGCCGCGCGAACCCGTACCGGCATTGGCCCACGGCACGGCTTGACCGCCGAGCTGCTCGATGTCGGCGGAGGACACCGCGTTGCCGATCGTCGTCTGGTCGGAATCGCGGTCCGAATCGGCCGACGCGGCTGGAGCCGAAATGCTGCCGGTCAGGATCGAGCGATCGACCTCGGCTTTTTGCAGGCTGAAGCCGCCCGCGCCACATGCGGCAAGCGGCAAGGCAATCATCACGATCGCGGCTTTGGCGCTGGCTGAAGCAAATAGGCTGCCTTGCCTGCTGTCAAAAGCTTGCGCGATACGCGACAATCGGCAACCTCCCCTGTTTGATGAAAATTTGAGAAAAACTATGAGTGAGACTGAGTTAACAAGCGGTGACTTTACCGAGGCCGCCGAGCCGTTTCGCCTTTTTGCCGCATGGCTGGACGACGCCACCAAAAGCGAAATGAACGACCCCAACGGCGTGGCGTTGGCAACCGTCGATGCCGAGGGCATGCCGGATGTGCGGATGGTGCTGCTCAAGGGCTTCGATGAGAGCGGCTTTGTGTTCTACACGAATTTCGAAAGCGCCAAGGGCCGGGAGATCCTGGGCAGCATGAAGGCGGCGATGTGCTTCCACTGGAAATCGCTGCGCCGCCAGGTGCGCGTGCGCGGGCCGGTGGAGATCGTCAGCGATGCCGAGGCCGACGCCTATTACGCGACACGGCCGCGCGGCAGCCGCATCGGCGCCTGGGCCTCGAAACAGTCGCGGCCGCTGGAAAGCCGGTTCGCGCTGGAAAAGGCGGTGGCCGAATACACGGCCCGCTACGCCATCGGCGAGATTCCGCGCCCAAAACACTGGTCGGGTTTCCGCATCGTGCCGAAGACGATCGAGTTCTGGCACGACAGGCCGTTTCGGCTGCATGACCGCGTGGTGTTTTCGCGCAATGCCGGGGGCGGTTGGGAGAAGACGCGGCTTTATCCCTGAGTTTGTAAACTAGCGCCGACATCCTCACTGCGCCTAGCCCGGGCTGGCCAGTGGCGACCGAGGCACGCGGGATAGGTCGGCGCTCCACCCCACCCGACCCTGCGGGCCGACCTCCCCATCTAGGGGAGGCGGGGGGCCGAACTATTTTTTTCTGGTCATGAATGCCGTCAGTGCAGCGCGGGCTTCGTCCGATTTCAGCCGCTCGCGAAAATGCTCGCTTTCCACGTTGATGCGGGCGACGAGGTCCTCGCGAGAGCCGCGCATCAGGTCGCGCGCGATCCTGAGCGCCTGCGGCGGCTTGGCGGCGATCTGGCCGGCGGCCGCCAGAACCGACGCCTCCAGCGCTCCTTCCTCGACAACTTCGTAGATCAGACCAGCGGCCTTGGCGCGTTCGGCCGAGAAGCCTTCGCCAAGGCCGAGCAGCGCGAACGCGCCCTGCTGGCCCAGGATGCGCGGCGCCAGCAGGCTCGATCCCGCTTCGGGCACAAGGCCGAGGTCGACGAAGGGTGTCCTGAACACGGTGCGCGGCGTGGCGAAGGTCAGGTCGCAGTGCAAATTGAGCGTGGTGCCGATGCCGACCGCGATGCCGTCGACACCGGAGACGATGGGTTTTGCGACCCTGGCCAGCGCCATCAGGAAATCCCAGACTTCCGTGCCGCCTTCGCCGCCAGTGGCGACGACCATGAAATCGGCGAGGTCGTTGCCGGAGGAGAAGGCACCGGGCACGCCGAGAAAGACATGGACGCGAATTGCCGGATCCGCATCCCCTTCGGCCAAGGTTTGCGACATCTTGGCGTACATGGCGCGCGTCAGCGCGTTCTTCTTGTCCGGGCGGTTTATGCGGATGATCTGGATGGCGCCCTGGCGCTCGACGAGGATATGGTCTGTCACGGTTCTTTCCTTGTGAACGTCAGGCGGAAATCAATGTCTTGCCGGCAGCGGCGAGGCTTGCGGCGCCGTCGACAACGCGCTCCTTCAAGGCACCTGTCTCGCCGAGCAGGTTTTCGGCGAAGAAGCGGCAAAGGGCGATGCGGCCCTGATCGGCAACGGCGCCCCGCGCCAGGTAGGCGCCGCCGGCTGCAAGCGAGACCAGCCGGAGATAGGGTGTCGCGCCGGCAAGCGCCTCGCCAGTCCGGCCATCGGCCGACAGTTTTTGCAGGAAACGTGTCGCTTGCGTCAGATCGTCGAGCCCGCGGTCGAGAGCATCGGCCGTATGGCCAAACCCTTCGAGATTCGATGTCCGCACGGCGCTGGCGACAGCGGCAAGCTCGGCGATGAAGCCGTGCACATGCTCGCCGCCGCCCAGCGGCAGTTTTCGGGTCACCAGATCGATCGCCTGGATGCCGTTGGTGCCCTCGTAGATCGGCGCGATGCGGGCGTCGCGATAGAGTGCCGCAGCCCCCGTCTCCTCGATGAAACCCATGCCGCCATGGACCTGGACGCCAAGCGAGGCGACCTCGACGCCGATATCGGTGGAAAAAGCCTTGGCAAGCGGCGTCAACAGGTTGGCCCGGTCGCGCCAATGCGCCGCCTGGTCACCAGACGATACGCGCGCCAGGTCGATGGCATGGGCACAGGAATAGCTGATCGCCCGCGCGATCTGCGTCAGCGCCTTCATGGTCAGGAGATTGCGCTGCACGTCGGGGTGATGGACGATCGGCGCCATGCCGGCGCCGGCGTAATCCGCCGCCTTGCCCTGGCGGCGCTCATTGGCATAGGCGATCGCCTTCTGGGTCGCGGCTTCCGCGACCGCCACGCCCTGCATCCCGACGGCGAGGCGGGCATTGTTCATCATGGTGAACATGCAGGCCAGCCCCTTGTTCTCCTCGCCGATCAGCCATCCGATGGCGCCGGGCTTGGCGCCCTGAAAACCGTCGCCATAGATCATGGTGCAGGTCGGAGAGGCATGGATGCCGAGCTTGTGCTCGAGGCCCGAACAGAAGACGTCGTTGCGTGCGCCAGGCGAGCCGTCCGCGCCGACCAGGAATTTCGGCACCAGGAAGAGCGAGATGCCGCGCGTGCCCGCAGGCGCGTCAGGCAGCCGCGCCAGTACCAGATGGACGATATTGTCGGTGAGATCATGCTCGCCATAGGTGATGAATATCTTCTGGCCGAAGATGCGGTAGGTGCCGTCGCGGGCGGGTTCGGCGCGCGTGCGCAAGGCAGCGAGGTCCGAGCCGGCCTGCGGCTCAGTCAGGTTCATCGTGCCCATCCACTCGCCGGAGACGAGCTTTGCGAGATACTTGGCCTTGAGCTCTTCCGAAGCGTGCTTGTCGAGCGCCTCGACCGCACCCATGGTCAGCGTCGGGCCAATGCCGAAGGCCATGGCGGCGGAATTCCACATTTCGAGCGCGGCGACGCCGAGCATGGTCGGAAGCGCCTGCCCGCCATATCCTTCCGGGCCGGAGAGCGCGTTCCAGCCGCCGTCGATCCAGCGGCGATAAAGTTCCTTCCAGCCCGGCGGCATGGTCACTGCCGCGTCCTTCAGCACCGCGCCGTGCTCGTCGCCGATCTTGTAGAGCGGCGCGACCTCTTCGGTGGCGAAGCGGCCGGCCTCGCTAAGAACGGCGTCGACGAGATCCTCGCCGAGATCGCCGAACGTGCCGTCATCGAGGGCAGGCTTCAGGCCGGCCACATGCTTGAGGGTGAACGCGATGTCCTCGACCGGTGCCAGATACATGCCGCTCGCTCCTCCTGATGCATCGGCCAGGCTGATCCTAGGACCTGAGTGGGACCTGCTTGCCACACACCGTATTCGCCTTTGGGCGATCGCCCATCTTCTTTTTACGTAAACGTCAAATTTTGTCACGCTGATTTTGCAATCGCGCCGGCTCGTATTAAATGCGATGGACGCCGGGTCAAAATCGACCGGCAACAGACCAGAACCAGCCGACTGGAAACCAACTCATGCTTGCCAGACCTGACGCCTACCGTTGTATCGAGTGCGGCCTGCCCTACCGGGCGGCGGGGTTCTCATACTATCACGGTGAATTGGAAAACGGCGCCGCCTATTGGTCGGATCGCGGTATATTGTGCTCGCCGAAATGCTCGCTCGCCCATCATCGCAAACGCGCGGCCGAAGGCACGCTGCCGCAACAGCCCGCGCCGGATCCGTTTGAAGTTCAGCCATTCGGCCGCGCTGACCGTCGCACTTGATATGTATTCCCGTACATACCGTGCTAGAGGTGATCGAAATGACAAACCAACTGACCCGTACCTCCCGTCTCGAAGCTCGGATATCCCCGGATATGCTGAGTGTGGTGAAACGTGCCGCCGAAATCCAGGGCCGCAGCGTCAGCGACTTCGTGGTCTCCGCAGCGCAGGAAGCTGCACAACGCACCATTGAGGAGGTCGCTATCATCCGCCTGTCCATCGAGGATCAGCTCGCTCTGGTAGAGGCCATTCTCAATCCGCCCGAACCTAATGAAGCGCTGCGCAAAGCCGCCGACGCCTACAAGCGAGTTGTCGTCGAATCCCGGTGAGTCTAGGCTTGATCATCGAGCCGCTGGGCGGATCGTATGATCGTAAGGCATTCAGCTGTGGCGTGCTGGCACTCGACCAATATCTACACGAGTTGGCAAGCCAGGACGTCAAACGCCGAGTTAGAAACTGCTTTGTCGCCGCGGACCGTGATGTCGATCTCATTGCCGGATACTACACTCTTGCAGCGTCAAGTGTGCCCATCACTTCTCTGCCGGAAGACCTGACAAGACGCCTACCGCGTTACCCGGTCCTGCCCGCCATATTGATCGGAAGGTTGGCAGTCGAT
Protein-coding regions in this window:
- a CDS encoding DUF1778 domain-containing protein, whose product is MTNQLTRTSRLEARISPDMLSVVKRAAEIQGRSVSDFVVSAAQEAAQRTIEEVAIIRLSIEDQLALVEAILNPPEPNEALRKAADAYKRVVVESR
- a CDS encoding DUF1344 domain-containing protein; its protein translation is MRTLIGAVAATFLLCTAAFAGQTEGLIKKIDKDALTLTLDDGKSYKLNAETDLDALKPGMDIVIAYDVTNGENVVTDMQLPDSDSD
- a CDS encoding acyl-CoA dehydrogenase yields the protein MYLAPVEDIAFTLKHVAGLKPALDDGTFGDLGEDLVDAVLSEAGRFATEEVAPLYKIGDEHGAVLKDAAVTMPPGWKELYRRWIDGGWNALSGPEGYGGQALPTMLGVAALEMWNSAAMAFGIGPTLTMGAVEALDKHASEELKAKYLAKLVSGEWMGTMNLTEPQAGSDLAALRTRAEPARDGTYRIFGQKIFITYGEHDLTDNIVHLVLARLPDAPAGTRGISLFLVPKFLVGADGSPGARNDVFCSGLEHKLGIHASPTCTMIYGDGFQGAKPGAIGWLIGEENKGLACMFTMMNNARLAVGMQGVAVAEAATQKAIAYANERRQGKAADYAGAGMAPIVHHPDVQRNLLTMKALTQIARAISYSCAHAIDLARVSSGDQAAHWRDRANLLTPLAKAFSTDIGVEVASLGVQVHGGMGFIEETGAAALYRDARIAPIYEGTNGIQAIDLVTRKLPLGGGEHVHGFIAELAAVASAVRTSNLEGFGHTADALDRGLDDLTQATRFLQKLSADGRTGEALAGATPYLRLVSLAAGGAYLARGAVADQGRIALCRFFAENLLGETGALKERVVDGAASLAAAGKTLISA
- a CDS encoding DnaJ C-terminal domain-containing protein, with the protein product MRDPYEVLGVAKNASAKDIKSAYRKLAKKHHPDQNPNDPKAKDRFAAANQAYEIVGDEKTRAAFDRGEIDADGKPRFQGFEGAPGGGDPFGGFRRQQQGAGGSRFEFRSGRPGGDPFDGNSDIFSQIFGDVFSGSRGPGQSGAGMGDRRQPATAADLNVTLDITIEEAANAEKVTAMFPDGRKVAVKLPAYVEDGQTIRLKGQGEQGPGQPGDALVKIRFRRHPRYRLEGRDLHADLPVGLADAVLGAKVAVETPTGKLAVNVPAWSSSDKVLRLKGRGLPEKAGGHGDLYAHVRIMLPEGGDSALEGLLRSQKG
- the fabI gene encoding enoyl-ACP reductase FabI: MAGGQGLMAGKRGLILGVANNRSIAYGIAKACVDHGAEIALTYQGEAFKKRVEPLAAELGAFVAGHCDVTDPASLDEVFANVANHWGKLDFLVHAIAFSDKDELTGRYVETTRDNFLRTMDISVYSFTTIAKRAEALMTDGGSLLTLTYYGAEKVMPHYNVMGVAKAALEASVRYLAVDLGAKKIRVNAISAGPIKTLAASGIGDFRYILKWNEYNSPLKQTVTQEEVGDSGVYFLSDLSRGVTGEVHHVDSGYHVVGMKAVDAPDISTVKD
- the pdxH gene encoding pyridoxamine 5'-phosphate oxidase — protein: MSETELTSGDFTEAAEPFRLFAAWLDDATKSEMNDPNGVALATVDAEGMPDVRMVLLKGFDESGFVFYTNFESAKGREILGSMKAAMCFHWKSLRRQVRVRGPVEIVSDAEADAYYATRPRGSRIGAWASKQSRPLESRFALEKAVAEYTARYAIGEIPRPKHWSGFRIVPKTIEFWHDRPFRLHDRVVFSRNAGGGWEKTRLYP
- a CDS encoding RT0821/Lpp0805 family surface protein; its protein translation is MSRIAQAFDSRQGSLFASASAKAAIVMIALPLAACGAGGFSLQKAEVDRSILTGSISAPAASADSDRDSDQTTIGNAVSSADIEQLGGQAVPWANAGTGSRGSITELAELKDGGQTCRRFKASRESFDGVAMFAGELCLASAGGWRMQDFRAL
- a CDS encoding GNAT family N-acetyltransferase, whose translation is MIIEPLGGSYDRKAFSCGVLALDQYLHELASQDVKRRVRNCFVAADRDVDLIAGYYTLAASSVPITSLPEDLTRRLPRYPVLPAILIGRLAVDTRYQGQRVGSILIVDALRRCAQAAPASFALIVDAKDDKAAAFYCKYGFRPFQDRRLSLFLSVATALKLFG
- a CDS encoding histidine phosphatase family protein → MYPLVYIVRHGQTAWNAEFRLQGQADTDINALGREQASANGHRLADLISNPAEFDFVASPMRRTRETMERIRAAMKLDPAAYGTDPRLVEVNFGDWQGFTFAELETQFPGASRTRALDKWNFQPPGKDAESYQMLLERVKPWFDALERQTVCVTHGGVMRTLFRFVLDMAEDDAAKLAIPQDRVLKLEGDTLGWL
- a CDS encoding crotonase/enoyl-CoA hydratase family protein, with amino-acid sequence MTDHILVERQGAIQIIRINRPDKKNALTRAMYAKMSQTLAEGDADPAIRVHVFLGVPGAFSSGNDLADFMVVATGGEGGTEVWDFLMALARVAKPIVSGVDGIAVGIGTTLNLHCDLTFATPRTVFRTPFVDLGLVPEAGSSLLAPRILGQQGAFALLGLGEGFSAERAKAAGLIYEVVEEGALEASVLAAAGQIAAKPPQALRIARDLMRGSREDLVARINVESEHFRERLKSDEARAALTAFMTRKK